In Anguilla rostrata isolate EN2019 chromosome 1, ASM1855537v3, whole genome shotgun sequence, a genomic segment contains:
- the LOC135239749 gene encoding grainyhead-like protein 2 homolog isoform X2: MSQETDNKRLVVVVPNETSFHSRRAYTSEDEAWKSYLENPLTAATKAMMSINGDDDSAAALGLLYDYYKVPKEKRLLPIAKIPEDQEKRSCLVAPNGQADLQVLDNRVQVLKTVPVNLTLSAEHLDVKREQYAVGPGSGEGGAVAVVKAEVYAPIFMGPGVDYRTEEQVRVIYEPGPYDVSSVSHDQRSTPDSTYEDSYQEKHEKYRMASSMATNEFMYDQPGINTFQYTIEATKSLRQKQGEGPMTYLNKGQFYGITLSESGANKCLRHPISKVRSVIMVVFSEDKNRDEQLKYWKYWHSRQHTAKQRVLDIADYKESFNTIGNIEEIAYNAVSFTWDVTEEAKIFITVNCLSTDFSSQKGVKGLPLMIQIDTYSYNNRSNKPIHRAYSQIKVFCDKGAERKIRDEERKQNRKKTKEKDGGLAGLSLPRKTDATFFKTMADLDSQPVLFIPDVHFGNLQRAGQVFTFNTEEVDRDGSVVVKRMHRPSEEDYAPPPAKQIKETMHKRVLLYVRKESDEVFDALMLKSPTLKGLIEAISEKYSVPMEKTTKIYKKCKKGILVNMDDNIIEHYSNEDTFILGIENLADMYRVTLTEI; the protein is encoded by the exons ATGTCACAGGAGACGGACAA CAAGcgcctggtggtggtggtgccgAACGAGACGTCCTTCCACTCACGGCGGGCGTACACCAGCGAAGACGAGGCCTGGAAGTCCTACCTGGAGAACCCGCTGACTGCCGCCACCAAGGCCATGATGAGCATCAACGGGGACGATGACAGCGCCGCTGCCCTCGGTCTGCTCTACGACTACTacaag GTTCCTAAAGAAAAGAGGCTGTTGCCAATCGCAAAAATCCCAGAAGACCAAGAAAAGAG gagcTGTTTGGTGGCGCCAAATGGCCAGGCGGATTTGCAGGTGCTGGACAACCGCGTTCAGGTCCTGAAAACCGTGCCGGTGAACCTGACCCTGAGCGCAGAGCACCTGGACGTCAAGCGGGAGCAGTACGCCGTTGGGCCCGGGtctggggagggcggggccgtggCCGTGGTTAAGGCCGAGGTGTACGCCCCCATCTTCATGGGCCCCGGGGTGGACTACAGGACGGAGGAGCAGGTGAGGGTCATATACGAACCCGGCCCCTACGATGTGTCCTCCGTTAGCCATGACCAGCGCAGCACCCCTGACAGCACCTATGAGGATTCTTACCAAGAGAAGCATGAG aaATACCGCATGGCATCCTCCATGGCCACCAATGAGTTCATGTATGACCAGCCTGGCAT CAACACCTTCCAGTACACCATCGAAGCCACTAAATCCCTGCGCCagaaacagggggaggggcctatGACCTACCTGAACAAGGGCCAGTTCTACGGCATCACTCTGAGCGAGTCAGGTGCTAACAAGTGCCTGAGACACCCTATCAGCAAAGTGCGG AGTGTTATCATGGTGGTGTTCAGTGAGGACAAGAACCGCGATGAGCAGCTGAAGTACTGGAAGTACTGGCACTCACGccagcacacagccaaacagaGGGTTCTGGATATCG CTGACTACAAAGAAAGCTTTAACACTATCGGAAACATTGAGGAAATTGCCTACAACGCTGTCTCCTTCACCTGGGATGTCACTGAAGAGGCGAAG ATCTTCATCACAGTGAACTGCCTCAGCACGGATTTCTCCTCTCAGAAGGGCGTGAAGGGCCTGCCTCTCATGATCCAGATCGACACATACAGCTACAACAACCGCAGCAACAAACCCATCCATCGCGCCTACTCCCAGATCAAGGTCTTCTGCGACAAG GGGGCCGAAAGGAAGATTCGGGATGAGGAGCGGAAACAGAACCGCAAGAAAACTAAAG AAAAGGACGGGGGCCTGGCGGGATTGTCGCTGCCCAGGAAGACGGACGCCaccttctttaaaaccatggcAGACCTGGACTCCCAGCCGGTCCTCTTCATCCCGGACGTCCACTTTGGGAACTTGCAGAGGGCGGGGCAG GTGTTTACCTTCAACACTGAGGAGGTTGACAGGGATGG GAGCGTGGTGGTGAAGAGGATGCACAGGCCGTCTGAGGAAGATTacgccccaccccctgccaaGCAGATTAAAGAGACGATGCACAAGAGAG TGCTCCTGTACGTGAGGAAGGAATCTGACGAGGTGTTTGATGCGTTGATGCTCAAGTCTCCCACCCTGAAGGGACTAATTGAAGCA
- the LOC135239749 gene encoding grainyhead-like protein 2 homolog isoform X1, whose protein sequence is MSQETDNKRLVVVVPNETSFHSRRAYTSEDEAWKSYLENPLTAATKAMMSINGDDDSAAALGLLYDYYKVPKEKRLLPIAKIPEDQEKRSCLVAPNGQADLQVLDNRVQVLKTVPVNLTLSAEHLDVKREQYAVGPGSGEGGAVAVVKAEVYAPIFMGPGVDYRTEEQVRVIYEPGPYDVSSVSHDQRSTPDSTYEDSYQEKHEKYRMASSMATNEFMYDQPGINTFQYTIEATKSLRQKQGEGPMTYLNKGQFYGITLSESGANKCLRHPISKVRSVIMVVFSEDKNRDEQLKYWKYWHSRQHTAKQRVLDIADYKESFNTIGNIEEIAYNAVSFTWDVTEEAKIFITVNCLSTDFSSQKGVKGLPLMIQIDTYSYNNRSNKPIHRAYSQIKVFCDKGAERKIRDEERKQNRKKTKGQPRATQGSHEKDGGLAGLSLPRKTDATFFKTMADLDSQPVLFIPDVHFGNLQRAGQVFTFNTEEVDRDGSVVVKRMHRPSEEDYAPPPAKQIKETMHKRVLLYVRKESDEVFDALMLKSPTLKGLIEAISEKYSVPMEKTTKIYKKCKKGILVNMDDNIIEHYSNEDTFILGIENLADMYRVTLTEI, encoded by the exons ATGTCACAGGAGACGGACAA CAAGcgcctggtggtggtggtgccgAACGAGACGTCCTTCCACTCACGGCGGGCGTACACCAGCGAAGACGAGGCCTGGAAGTCCTACCTGGAGAACCCGCTGACTGCCGCCACCAAGGCCATGATGAGCATCAACGGGGACGATGACAGCGCCGCTGCCCTCGGTCTGCTCTACGACTACTacaag GTTCCTAAAGAAAAGAGGCTGTTGCCAATCGCAAAAATCCCAGAAGACCAAGAAAAGAG gagcTGTTTGGTGGCGCCAAATGGCCAGGCGGATTTGCAGGTGCTGGACAACCGCGTTCAGGTCCTGAAAACCGTGCCGGTGAACCTGACCCTGAGCGCAGAGCACCTGGACGTCAAGCGGGAGCAGTACGCCGTTGGGCCCGGGtctggggagggcggggccgtggCCGTGGTTAAGGCCGAGGTGTACGCCCCCATCTTCATGGGCCCCGGGGTGGACTACAGGACGGAGGAGCAGGTGAGGGTCATATACGAACCCGGCCCCTACGATGTGTCCTCCGTTAGCCATGACCAGCGCAGCACCCCTGACAGCACCTATGAGGATTCTTACCAAGAGAAGCATGAG aaATACCGCATGGCATCCTCCATGGCCACCAATGAGTTCATGTATGACCAGCCTGGCAT CAACACCTTCCAGTACACCATCGAAGCCACTAAATCCCTGCGCCagaaacagggggaggggcctatGACCTACCTGAACAAGGGCCAGTTCTACGGCATCACTCTGAGCGAGTCAGGTGCTAACAAGTGCCTGAGACACCCTATCAGCAAAGTGCGG AGTGTTATCATGGTGGTGTTCAGTGAGGACAAGAACCGCGATGAGCAGCTGAAGTACTGGAAGTACTGGCACTCACGccagcacacagccaaacagaGGGTTCTGGATATCG CTGACTACAAAGAAAGCTTTAACACTATCGGAAACATTGAGGAAATTGCCTACAACGCTGTCTCCTTCACCTGGGATGTCACTGAAGAGGCGAAG ATCTTCATCACAGTGAACTGCCTCAGCACGGATTTCTCCTCTCAGAAGGGCGTGAAGGGCCTGCCTCTCATGATCCAGATCGACACATACAGCTACAACAACCGCAGCAACAAACCCATCCATCGCGCCTACTCCCAGATCAAGGTCTTCTGCGACAAG GGGGCCGAAAGGAAGATTCGGGATGAGGAGCGGAAACAGAACCGCAAGAAAACTAAAGGTCAGCCACGCGCCACACAGGGAAGCCATG AAAAGGACGGGGGCCTGGCGGGATTGTCGCTGCCCAGGAAGACGGACGCCaccttctttaaaaccatggcAGACCTGGACTCCCAGCCGGTCCTCTTCATCCCGGACGTCCACTTTGGGAACTTGCAGAGGGCGGGGCAG GTGTTTACCTTCAACACTGAGGAGGTTGACAGGGATGG GAGCGTGGTGGTGAAGAGGATGCACAGGCCGTCTGAGGAAGATTacgccccaccccctgccaaGCAGATTAAAGAGACGATGCACAAGAGAG TGCTCCTGTACGTGAGGAAGGAATCTGACGAGGTGTTTGATGCGTTGATGCTCAAGTCTCCCACCCTGAAGGGACTAATTGAAGCA